The region attttaaccactgcagcatgtagctgcacactgtttgccatgtattggggtacGGGCCTTAGCCAAGCCTTCTGGCTTTTTGCCCGTGGTTCAAACATccctgagatgttgaataaacattGTGTTGTATTGTGTTATAACATCGAATTTTGTTTTTATGTATTTTGTAGGAAAACGTCTTCTCCGAAGGATATAAAAAACATTACCTATGTgcaaatttttttgtttcttttacatTTAAAGAGACATCACTGATTCATTGCCCACAGTGCTTTACCTAGTTCAATAAATATGTCGAAAACAAGGACGGCACACTTGTTGATATTTAAAGTTACCGTCAGACTGTCGAGCCAACCTTCTGTAGCATTTAAATACTCCTGCAACAATTgatacaggatatgaatatttttggcagaagcgaaaaaaaaaaacaatatcatCCGCATGCACATTAACTTTGACGACGGGGTGAATAGGGATATCACGCATTAGTATGTTGAACAACAACGGCGAAAGAACGGAGTCTTGTGGGACACCTCTAGACTGGGCGTATGTGTTAGAATTTAACGTATCATTAGTGCAAAAGAATGATCTGTTTCTCATGAACTCCCTTATCCACGCGAAGAGGTACCAAGGAGGTTGTACACCAGCTAGCTTTTGAAGCAGAATactgtgttcaacgctgtcatacgCCTTAGCAATATCTAAAATAACCAAAGCAGATACCTCTTTTTGCTTCATAGCAACCCTAATACGGCTTGTCAAGTCTGTGTGCCTGGTCCAAATTGAACACCCACTGCGGAAACCAATCTGTCTCACTGAAGCCTTGAAGAGACAGAACATGATTCGTTAGGCGGCTGAAGACAACTCGTTCTACAAGCTTAACCAAACTTGATGTGAGAgtaatcggccgaatattgtcgatATCAAAACTCCTTTTCTGGTCTTttagcaataaaattattttcgctgttttccaGTTTTGTGGAATTCAGGCTTTCTCCAAAGACAAATTGACAATCTGCAAGAGGTCTGGGGCGAAGTCTTGCCTTAGTATCTTGAGCATGCCAACAGTTACTCCATTACCCCAGGCACAGCAGACTGCAGATAATTTCCTACAGACGCCAAATCAGATACAGAGACCTCAGTGAAGTCTGCACTCAAATGAAATGGGGTCGAAGGAAAGgtagtgcgagcatgaaaacgcgCAGCAAGGCATTAAGCTATGGACTCCAATTGGCCTGTTTCTTCCCGAGGGGGCAGCACTGTGGACTGAGCGATATGAGAAGGCAGCACGTTAGTACGTTCCATGTATCTATATAGAGATTTCCGCTTGACTGGGTTAGACAAATAGGTGTTCAGGCTTGCATTGTATTCATCCTTAGCCTTGGGTATGGTTCTTTTAAAAGATGCTGCAAAGAATTTGTAACTTATTCAGTTCTTAGGGCACTGGATATGCGCTAGGCTCTTCCATACAGCTTTCCCCTGGCGAAAGGCTTTTTCGCAGGCTTCATTCCATGAGCTCGATGGAGTCTTATTTTAACGGTTAACTGAACCGTAAGGACTGATCGCCGAGTGGCGTCTAACACGGAAGTTTGAACTTGTGCACCGCGGTCAAATTTATCTGACGGAACAACCGACGAGAAGGACTCACCTAGAAGTATCTTGAACAGTGTATGATTGGCTAATTATTGTGCGTAACCAGTCGCCCTAAGCGGGCtgcatcctcaagatgttgaataaattgaattgaattgaaaagtgAAAGTGATTGGGTAGTGGTCACTTGACGTACCGTGGTCAATTCTAGACCACGAATATACCCCGATACCATTGGCAGCCTAAGTTAAATCAATTGCAGATCGAGAATTTGCCCTCATGTAAGTTATGGCGCGACTATTGTAACAGCACACACCATTTGCTGACATCCAAGACCAAAGTAACTGCGCGCTGTAGTCTGTCTTGAAACCCTATATAGCATGATGCGAATTGAAGTCCCCTGCCAGAACTACATTTTTGCTGTTGCGCAGTAAAGCATCTACCCCATCCGTGCTACGGACACCGGCGGGTAAGAAAATATTCGCTACTGTAACAGGGGCACACTGCGGCAcaaggaggtgaactgcaagaATCTCGCAGTCAGGTTGCATTAATTTATGAGACACTTTAGCACAGTGGACCAGTTTTGTTTGAATCAATGTTACCAAGCCCCCACCCCCCGCCGTTTGGGCTATCAGCTCTAAAAAAAACGGAGTAGCTTTGAATTGTAAAAGGGCGATTTGGAGATAGCCACGATTCTTGTAGTAAAATAATGCCTCGAGAAAATTTATGAATAAGCTGCTGTAAATCGTGGAAAGAAGATGCGATAGAGGGACGATTCCACTGGAGAACAGAAATACCCGCCATGATTACTGCtttaaaaaaaacggccgtggcttagcttggttaggcctggtgattgcgaagcaatagtgtgttattctcggatcagctggtagtatggctggtggtagtcgggttatgctagtgttacggcttacagtgaatcatctaagaggaagtcatccgtcgaatccgtgtatgctgacaagcatttccctcaccagcgtgcccattacaaaatcttccagtatcgattggccgacggtgcggtaacactccattttctccgcgtcgtaagataagcccactcggtgcttgcagtagcgttcgttaaagtacggtagcgttacgccgtaataaatgttggggttattgtccccgtccaaaatgcgatacagtttgttgtacgtctcctcgtcgtcttcacgatgCATTAGCGGTAGCTTGTATGTTTCGGCCACGTTGTAGATGGCCAAGTTGTCTGCATAACACCCCCATCGTTCGTCGGTCATCTTAAATTTGCCCCACTTGTGCATCTGCGTGTTCGGCGTGTCGCATGGTTGCCCCGGGGTCCGGCGGTAGACCCATCTTGCGTCTTACAATGTCGTTCTTGTAGCGCGGTACGCGCTCGTACGCGTCGCCTATAGAGACCTCGTCCGGGTAGCAAAacgcgtttttattgtttttgttgaacATGGTTCGAGTAGACCGCTTTATGGGGTTGGGCGGCGTCTTTGACGGACCGCCGAGACGACGGTATGGCTCGAACGGCTTGCACGACGTGGCTTCACACCCACTTTTCGTGAACACGAATCGACCGTTGCTACACGTCACACCGTCCGGGCACGGGTAATCCACTGGAAGGGGTTCCCACGTTACGGCGTCGTCGCCGAAAAACTTAGTCGTCGATTCCCTTGGcgcgcctctgccgtttagtcgcgttccagcgttctgaactagtaggagactcactgtcgggcaaactcataatttcttcctttgcttctgctgtttccacagaggaggttgcacgttgtcgccgagctgcatactgggcacgccgcttagaaagtcgttctcgttcttccgtctccgtagctcgttgatgcttcctctttgcattctgccgagctgccttgttcgtaggcaccatcataacatctggctgtatgactgccttggcgagaggagcggagctgttttatgcagctggtgtgacgtcactctgaccgtagcgcccctggtgagaggagcgggagttaggccgccgttggtggctaccgcctcgcctcgcgacggcgtgagatggggccccgtttttacacagctggtgtgacgtcacaccgaccgtagcacccctggtgagaggagcgggagttaggccgccgttggtggctaccgcctcgcctcgcgacggcgtgagatggggccccgtttttacacagctggtgtgacgtcacgcagcgaggtcacgctgaaggtcaatggtgcctaccaccgcctcgccacggaacgggctgaagtgcgacctaaagtagtattgcttcgcaataaaatgaGGCAACAACATCCTCTTTCAACACGTCTGATTTCTTTGCAGTTCCTGGCGAACCCTTCTTGGTCTTGACATGCGGTTGAGAAGGAGAAGAGGAAGTACGACGCTTCTGAGATTGAGTTGTCATTTCAGCATCTGACTCACAAGCGTTAGAGAGGGGGACTGGGTCAGAGACATTTACACCCACAGGCGAGGAGGCAGAAGAGGTGGTTGCAAGCCAccgtggtggccgagtggttatggcgctcggctgctggcgcgaaagacgcgggctcgatcccggccgcggcggttgagtttcgatgaaggcgaaattctagaggcccgtgcactgtgcgatgtcagtgcacgttaaagaacttcaggtggtcggaatttccagagcccttcactacggcgtcccacatagcctgagtcgctttgggacgttaaaccccaataaactaaaccaaaccagaagAGGTGGTTGCTTGAATATTGTCAACAGATACATAGGGGGGAGAAGCGGTAGACGAGGTTAGGTTACCTAACACCGAtcaagcagcctgcgcggaaattacttgagATAATGCaccactgaacgtactgatcgtGCAttgaagtacaccagcaacagccctCTCCACCGCAGCGACGACGGAATTTGCTAAGTTTGTCTCCACATCGGTAGCGgtcgtgcgaacatttgcgtacGAGCTCTGTCGTCTGTCAAGAAAGGCATTAGCTTCCGCGCGCGAACACCGTTCGCGCTGAATAATCTCCAAGACAGATTGTTCATCGGCACGCTTCGGGCAGGTGGGATCGTCAGCAGTGTGATCAGAGTGGCAAAGGCAACAGCTAAATGACTCACAAGTGCAGACGTCTGAAGCATGATCACCGCCACAAACGCGGTAGCGCTTTGCCGACTTGCAATATTTGCCACTGTGACcaaaacgccagcagttcttacattTTAATGGTCGGGGCTGAAGTGAGTGAAATCTGTATACAATGGGCCAGACTGATTTCACCTGGGCAAGAGGACCCAGCAAAAGTCGCTATAACTGTCTCAGTTGGAATACGAGAGCCTGCAGCCTCTCTtttgcagcggtaaactgagagaatgccaacaccggcatcatggaAATCTGCAAGTATTTCTTCTGGGGCAACGGAGGGATCCACACCGCGGATTATTCGTTTTACGCAGGTAAGCTGCTCAGGAAAGGAATAAACGCTTTCAACGGGAGTGAGGCGAAAGAAAtgcactgcagcaagtctgcaacacaatctGAATCAGGTGATCTGCACaaaattcctcttttgacaaATGGTCGATCCACAGCAATCTCAAGATAGCGGATGGTCGCAGCTGCTCCTGGATCAGACACGAGTTTTTGATCTTAATGAAACAAACTCCTACAGGGACCAGCGTCACAGTGATGTGCTTGACAACGTTTTGGTTAAAAGACTTTAGTGGCACGTTATCAGCCGGCAAATTGGCGAACCAGGTAACCGGGCCTGTGCCCGGAAAAGACATAGGTTACCGGACCTGTGCCCGGGGAAGACATAGCCATTGCCCTAAGCCTAATGAGACATGATGCCTACATTCAAAAGGGGAAAAACCTGGCCAAATTCCTCACTCacggaacggcctcaccaggagTTGACGACAAGCCAGAAGAGAGGATCAGCAGCACCAAGACACACTTCAGCACCGAGGCTTCCTTGAAGAACGCAGGAACCACCAGAGCGCTGCACAACCGACTCAATCGCCGCtaggtgttctattgtttatacagatttaccacacacagcacatgtgtgatattcttcgttaaatttctttttatagctgcgtgttctaagacatcctgacctaacTTCAAATagcagggcactgcctcttgagttataataaaacgcttccttcctggtcttctgtttccagtatcgatatagttctacactatgcttcttctCCATTGAATTtacccaatttttaccttccgcacttttaacctgtcgtttaatgctctgtctttctccggcctcttatctggcatacttactggttagcttcctagttcttttccgccattcttagtcagcgctctttctgtatagacatttaaataccttagctgcccacctgttatcgtctaatttcctcaggcgttcttcctATAGTATTTTACTCTATACTTCCCGTGCTTCCAACGAcgtccagcccatatccccctgtactgcctcgtttgtggttttcccgtgggcacctagtgctaatcttccaacagctctctgatttacttctaatctcgactcaATTTCTGCCCtaaagcacagaaccgcattcccgaaagtgagCCCCggaaccattattcctttccaaatacctctcagtacttcatacctgttgcacCCCCACAATGCagtatgtttcattattccggcatctcttcgcccttttgctatgagagactgctcgtgcttttgAGTGTACATCCGCGTGCACGCGTGCATGCACGCGACCTAGTGGAGCGATCgctgcctagcgccatctatcagagaaattacgatgcacgtctacccattgtggAGTTACACCTCCTGAAGATGCGCCCGAAACGGAATTTCCTTCATTTGGCGGGTAAAGGTGGGCCTAGAggtcggcttgcggtgcgatatggtaacgcttcatttagtaattgcatgtatacagtgTTTACTTATTATttgattgtggttttatttctataccacaactcatagagttttatttgcctaccaaattcggtgcaCAACTGTCCACGgttgggtgcccgttgttgtcggagtatatatagtggAACGAATGCATACGTACATAGCGGTCCAGTGACAGGGCCGTTTTCCTACCCGTTAGAGAATATATTTTGGGTTGGAGGGCACAACCAACTTTATTGGCCGCCGTCTTCGATTAGACAAactgaaactatgccgccatttcgtcccttgACGTCatgctcacatagttccacctatATCCACCATATTAAACCATAACGTCATCAttgcacgcggcaggtggttttCTACAGTGctctagatggcgctacaagtatcAGTTGTGTTGTTTTCTAGtttctgccacagatggcgcagtGATCTCAAGGTGGTGATCTCGggactgatttatccaaagcactACTGTTTAAGGACAGCGAAGGGAAggcagattttaagcgggtagaagtaaccaaaggaaggtgtcacaaaattcgtcgcatattcgaaaaaaaaaaaacgtgctgcgCGTAAGAAATCGCGcacgcgcgcggtaaaataaaaaaaaaacagtggggaAGGATTCCCGGAGAGCGCGCAGCTTTcagtgtgctgctgccctttccactcagctcgccggcgcggcgccaaagcaCACATGGCCGCgcgtggcgtcgatttctctggaatgtctgagtagtttctactcatcgtcgacggagagggcgtgaccttgaccccgctaaagtgataccctctcccctttgctctcgcgccggcgtcttctCATCGCAAGAAGGACCCAGAAATTTGCTCGAAGGCTGTCTCCGCGCTCAACCAATGTGGTCGGGCGCCCGGCGCGAGGAGGAGAAGGCGCTTGTGCAGTTCAAGCTGCGtgcatgtgcgcgcctgccttggcgcaaaGAACAGACGCGGattgcgcctataaatgaggggatTCAACCcctgtctgtcagcccgagccgccgtttaagcttccgagaagcgcgcccgctcgactcccgggagaacaccactcgcccagcgaCGGACCAGCGAGGTAACGTGTACCAGTCTGCTTAttggccccgtcgtgctcctcaggtcgacggactgtcgcagtgcccggtgaacaaattgtgttttgtttgtttgtctctttctgtgttagtgcactttaggtgcaaatattttgttgaattgtaatctctctcgattgttagtTTGCaagagttgcattgtatttgtaaatcacttcgtatgtgctcgtacgagttattgtaaaatcctctgtatcgtctctctgcTGCATAAACTTTGTTCTGCTTTGCGaaccacgctgagtcgagggcatctcctttttGACCGataccgctacccccacacgctctaagggtgtctgggagcgcacgctaaAGTGCGCGAAGCGGTGACGGAAGGTTATATGGGGCGGGATTACCGATCTTTCTCAATCGAAACTCTAAAAAACTATCATTTGCCTCTCTCATATTGGTCAGCCGTGGACGGCGGTCATTTTGATTTtttgcgtcactgactgacgtcgtaaacgGCCCAGAAGTGTCGACGCTGCTTTTTgagattttttgagactggaaaatatagtctcaaagcgtttgagacagaaaatggcggctgtttacaccGCCGTATACGCGgctgaccgcgcgagcaacggtgtaggAGGATGCATGAAgccgactttgacgcgcgggacgaGTTATTTCGACGCTTCGACTTAAGAAGGAGACTGCGCAGCGGCTGTGCGatgaactcgccgttgaactccATGGGAGGTGCGCGGGTGCTGGGCGCGCAGCGCTTCCTCGTCACCGGTggatttcaaggcgccgttggaaataaagaaaacgtcggcgcagccgaaccgactgtgaacaagtgtttgcggcgggtagcggagaccaatgtcaacgttgggtcgtAGAAGaggtgtgttcgctttccgaggagacctgaggaaaaggcggcggcgaaggagggcttcctttcCCTAAACTTTCGCCGCGacagcatccccggcgtcgtctGGTGTGTCGATTGGgtactcatcactatcaaggagtctgggggcagtgctgcgaacgagccgcaagcggttctacgctgcgaacgTGGTAGTGAGTATACCTAGGCCACTGTTTctgaccgcatgagttcagctaCAAGTGTGGGCCTCGGCAGCTAGATTAAGTTCGTGCTGTGCGTGTTTTTCttagatctgtggcgcgaacatgcgcAATCTGGCCGTGGACACGCGCTGACCCGCATCCTTCCACGAAGCGTTCGTCTGGCGGTACtccaaggcggaggaaggcctgatGGACGACGGTTAGTTTTTTATGagcaagcagtaaaatagccgtgtcaaccgtcgggcgaactcagtcacatatgttgagctccagcactatgcatttgcccggatgtgctaaagctacaagaatgagtctggctagttacaccaatgcagacacgatacagtatgatacagtgtacaGTGTGTTACAGTGTGTTATAATTTCAGCAGAAatacaggacacatattacatttttgaaatgcatagcctttcctcttgaagaaacgaaagcaaaatgcacctggcagcgcttgtgttttgtaggcaatcatagcgcatcatttaaaTCAATATGGCGGTAAAAGACAActtacagcagtgctcacttatacaaCTCAATCCTGCGtgtctgtatgctcttgaatgtcttattcagcaaagcctggatgtgggctacttggaaCGAGTCTTCTATTGTATAGCAGATCGTCCTGTAAAGCAGTTGAGATCTCCGAGAAAGAACATGcttagctgcgtcattttttgttatgcaggagactatgtctatcCACCGAAGTCATAGCTGCTtgcaccagttgcgtggcatcaGAGACCCGATTCAGCAggaggcctgtacaacacgccacatgctttcacacaatttgtggctgagcgctgtattggtgcgCTGAAGAGCTGCTTGCGGTGCATTCAAAGGCACCGGACGCACCACTGCAAGTGGGAGTGGACAGTGTGCATGATCACTGcgcgtgctgcacttcacagcctctgtttggatgtgcccatgccagcagagggtgcaggcgacatgCCACTGACCTAGATaaacaattttttgttttcttcattgcgtttttgcaTATtttagactaacatgttcacgctttaccgctgacagcacaccttcggggcaacaaaagtgactgaacagcgaACTCAGTTGAAGAACtgaaaacactgcttgttttgcttggtgctgttgagtttgaaatacagtttcatagcaaaataaaacattactcgttttattcactgcgtctttactgcaaaacattaggcTACGGTTCATTGTCGTGCGAATAAATGGTTCCGTGGCGCAGCCCTGCTAatagccaccgcaaccttgctgaTAATTGGCTGATTCCGCGTTCGGCATCtcgcggtgtcgtcattttgatttAAAGATCTCAAAATTGAGGCTGTTTTTGAGAGCGATCTGTAATACCGCCCCTGatcggtggctaaaatcaagacaagagaaCATTTCAGAAGTCATgcctaggtggcttgaaccaccgcccgatttaaagggttcagccttatccatccattcatccatccatccgataGGAGACACCACGAAATTTCGCAACGGGATAGGTAGTCGCTGCAGCAGATGGCGCTTTGATGTCAGGGTTGAAGCAAACCCCACGAAATCCCGTaatgtgatgagtaagagctaacgctcttaagaaaaaaaatcaacattACAGCAAAGAGCAGAAATAGATCAAGCAGTGTTAACTGCCTAAGAATTCTGTGGTATTATCAAGTACGCGTGATGTTATCAAGCACGCAGGCTGATGTATAGCTTGAGCCAAGACTGTTTCACACGTGCCGCGTATCATGCCAGTCATGTGTCATGTGACCTTTGCGGTCTTTATAAGCCAGCAACACCCAGCAATAAACGTTCTTTGTTCTGCCACTACCCACCGGCTACGTTCCGTTACTtcagtggcgacgaggatgggatagcTGCACGATGGCAGCCAGGCCACCCGAGTTCGACGATACGACAGGTAGCTGGAGCAGTTACCGTGTTCGTTTGGAGGCCTTTTTTGATGGCCACGACATCACAGATCCGGGAAAAAAGCGTGCGCTTCTGGTGTCGGCCCTGAGCGACAAAGTGGTTCGTGTGCTTCAGGGCCAGTGCCAGTCGGAATCGGTGAGCAGCTTGAGCTACGAAGTCGTCATACAGCACCTGGACAACCACTTCGATCCAAAAGCCAATGAGATTGCAGCAAGCTACGCATTCTTTATGCGGAACCAAGCGGAAGGCGGAAAGGTGCGGGACTACATCACCGACTTGAGACCTCTCGCAAAGGACTGCAGTTTCGAAAAGTTTTTGGACCGCATGCTGCGGGATCGGATTGTCTGCGGAATCCGTGATAAACAAGCTCGACGGCACATGCTGTCGCAGCAGAAGTTAAGCCTGGCGGAGGTAGAAGCGTTTGCTCGAGCAGCGGAAACCGCAGAAACGAATGTCCGGGCACTGCAAGAGAGGAGCTTCAACGACAACGGTGCTGCCAACTTCGTACAGAAGCACAGGAGGAATCTGCAGAAGTCCGGACGCGGGCATGGATCCATGACAGAGTCCACGCAGTGCGGAAGGTGTGGCTCGAACTATGGTTCGGAAGTGTGCAGACACAAGAAAGCGACGTGTCACAAGTGCGGCATGAAGGGTCACCTGGCAAGGATGTGCTCCAGCGGCCGCACTAACCCCTCAGGCACTTTTGCGGTGAAGGAGCTAGACGGCAGTGACGGAAGTA is a window of Amblyomma americanum isolate KBUSLIRL-KWMA chromosome 4, ASM5285725v1, whole genome shotgun sequence DNA encoding:
- the LOC144127748 gene encoding uncharacterized protein LOC144127748, which gives rise to MAARPPEFDDTTGSWSSYRVRLEAFFDGHDITDPGKKRALLVSALSDKVVRVLQGQCQSESVSSLSYEVVIQHLDNHFDPKANEIAASYAFFMRNQAEGGKVRDYITDLRPLAKDCSFEKFLDRMLRDRIVCGIRDKQARRHMLSQQKLSLAEVEAFARAAETAETNVRALQERSFNDNGAANFVQKHRRNLQKSGRGHGSMTESTQCGRCGSNYGSEVCRHKKATCHKCGMKGHLARMCSSGRTNPSGTFAVKELDGSDGSSVDILYALEAHNNSRNSRNSRRLLVDIGSTISVIPRRVFDNNREWWPPLEKTSLRLTCFLGRLPVLGRVAMKVECSNTQVDSSLVVVDCNGPLLCGQNTIQAFR